The nucleotide sequence atgataatCCTATGATTTAAAGGGGcatccttttcacacagagggtggtgcgtgtatggaatgagctgccagaggaagtggtggaggctggtacaattacagcatttaaaaggcatctggatgggtatatgaatagggagggtttggagggatatgggccaaatactggactagattaatttagggtattgggttagcatggatgagttggactgaagggtctgtttctgtgctgtacatctctatgactttaaatgtaaATGAGCTATATCACAACTTTGACTGATTATCCTATCCTGGCTGCTGTCTGGCTAATAGTCAAGATTATTCAACAAGTGCTGTCCAAAACCTATCATCTTGGCAACACCTCACTCCCTTGCCCACGAGTCAGCACTCTTATATAAATTGTGGCCATTATTGGAAATTTGGCACTCTTGCTTTGGGTCCAGATGCATGTAAGGTGATACTTATTTCTATCTTGCAAAACTTCAAGCTCTGCATGACCGAGCCACTGCTGCATTGCCCTTTCAGAGAACCTtcgcagattcgatgggccgaatggtctccgtTTGAGCAGCATCATCCCATTAGTCAACCACCCGGCTCCTGCTTGCTGGTTCCAGTTCCAGTTGCACGTTGGTGGCTATCAGTTATAGTGAGAGGCCTCCTCTTTGCCTAATGCTCTCTCCTGTTTCCTGCTTCCCCCGTCCCCGTGACAGATATTTCCGGATCCCTTGGAAAGTGCCGACGAGTGTTATCGGAGGATCAAAGGTCGCCTGCCCTCGATTACAGTGGAGCTGACTGACGCGGGCGAGGTGGAGAGTGGCGAGTTACGTTGGCCTCCTCCTGAGGAGCCCAGCCCCCGTGCTGACGCGGAGGATGTCTTTGAAGCCAGCGCCGAGCCAGACGCTCCCGGAGAAATCCAGCCAGGGCCCAGTGAAGCTGCACCAGCCGGTGAGGATCTCTGCCATTTCCAACTGCGGAGGTTGCACCTCTCTCTCTTTGCCGTCTTTTACCAGTCCGGTGTTGGGTGGGCGCCAACGCAAACATTCATGGGGCATCACTCCATGGTGACGTCACCAGAATCACCAAACTGGGAATGTTCCGTTTCAATCagaatagggtggcacggtggctcagaggttagcactgctccctcacggcgccaggaacccaggttcaatcccaccctcgggtgactctctgtgtggagtttgcatattctccccgtgtctgcgtgggtttgctccgggtgctcaggtttcctcccacagtccaaagatgtgcaggttagggtggattggccatgggagattacccatagtgcccagagatgtgcaggttagggtggattagctgtgggaaattacccatagtgcccagagatgtgcaggttagggNNNNNNNNNNNNNNNNNNNNNNNNNNNNNNNNNNNNNNNNNNNNNNNNNNNNNNNNNNNNNNNNNNNNNNNNNNNNNNNNNNNNNNNNNNNNNNNNNNNNNNNNNNNNNNNNNNNNNNNNNNNNNNNNNNNNNNNNNNNNNNNNNNNNNNNNNNNNNNNNNNNNNNNNNNNNNNNNNNNNNNNNNNNNNNNNNNNNNNNNNNNNNNNNNNNNNNNNNNNNNNNNNNNNNNNNNNNNNNNNNNNNNNNNNNNNNNNNNNNNNNNNNNNNNNNNNNNNNNNNNNNNNNNNNNNNNNNNNNNNNNNNNNNNNNNNNNNNNNNNNNNNNNNNNNNNNNNNNNNNNNNNNNNNNNNNNNNNNNNNNNNNNNNNNNNNNNNNNNNNNNNNNNNNNNNNNNNNNNNNNNNNNNNNNNNNNNNNNNNNNNNNNNNNNNNNNNNNNNNNNNNNNNNNNNNNNNNNNNNNNNNNNNNNNNNNNNNNNNNNNNNNNNNNNNNNNNNNNNNNTTATCTTGGCTTTCGTTGACGGTTTCCTACTCGGGGGAACAGCTGCGCGGTCGACAGACAGATGTGACAcctcgtttttttaaaaaaatcttccacTGAGGCACTCATCAGGACttgtgcaagaatgccaaatttcaaacgaCCCCAACACCATGATCGTGATGTCAACCTAAGCCAGTCCCACcttcctgtgtttggcccatatccctcgaaacatttcttattcatgtacttacccaaatgtcttttataagttgtcagaagtcacgtgacttaaaaaatgtgttgctggaaaagcgcaacaggtcaggcagcatcaaaggaacaggaaccttgtagattcctgaagaagggcttatgcccgaaatgttgattctcctgctccttggatgctgcctgacctgctgcgcttttccagcaacacatttttaagctctgatccccagcatctgcagtcctcactttctcctagaagtcacatgacaccaggttatagtccaacaggtttatttaaaccACAAGCTTTGCCTGGCGAAAGCTCAGCGCTCCGAACGCTTGTGATTTTGAACAAaactgtcagactataacctggtgttgtgtgacctctgaccttgtccaccccagcccaacagcGGCACCCCCACATCATTTAAACGctgtaactatacccacatccaccactttatcTGCAAGTTCCTTCCTCACAACAggccactctctgtgtataaaAAC is from Chiloscyllium plagiosum isolate BGI_BamShark_2017 chromosome 41, ASM401019v2, whole genome shotgun sequence and encodes:
- the LOC122542694 gene encoding uncharacterized protein LOC122542694, coding for MPYAAPLTQESAMENVSLKENVEHLPVQIFPDPLESADECYRRIKGRLPSITVELTDAGEVESGELRWPPPEEPSPRADAEDVFEASAEPDAPGEIQPGPSEAAPAGEDLCHFQLRRLHLSLFAVFYQSGVGWAPTQTFMGHHSMVTSPESPNWECSVSIRIGWHGGSEVSTAPSRSPWKASYLDASRMTMENTRNCRET